The Pseudophryne corroboree isolate aPseCor3 chromosome 2, aPseCor3.hap2, whole genome shotgun sequence genome has a segment encoding these proteins:
- the PIGW gene encoding phosphatidylinositol-glycan biosynthesis class W protein: MSEKQLKEAFVSNLNGTSIEEISLGSSVATLCMLYRGLMYIYIYQKIGDFGHSWKWHFILDFVLLVLPQVLSCTVLSDHLYLVPICVATLSFLLFHTIYIGRKSYKNKSPLSICKSFLNAQLENRTVPAVTFLRVFINVVTAISILAVDFPIFPRRYAKTETYGTGVMDIGVGCFIFANAIVSPEARSQGDVASKSQRVIKQLMSVWPLLLLGFGRLISVKATEYHEHTSEYGIHWNFFFTLAIVRVLSAALFTLIPPQKIWIVAAVIISFYQFLLEMTNLKGFILHGSDGKDTRVGFINANREGIFSSVGYIAIYMVGIQVGLYILKKRMFVKEWITPIYKLAIISLLLFMGCTMLQIYVEPISRRMANLPFCMWVVAQCMAWLCLILLCDLILVFARYLTPGSSVPSTWNIYHFSKENITTLRDSKKEIHLCLIKAINRNQLLFFLLSNIMTGMVNMLIDTIHSNNLFSLFILITYMFINCLIAFLLHINNITIKWW; encoded by the coding sequence ATGTCTGAAAAACAGCTTAAGGAAGCATTTGTAAGCAACCTCAATGGGACCAGTATTGAAGAGATCTCATTAGGCTCAAGTGTGGCCACTCTATGCATGCTTTATAGAGgactgatgtatatatatatttatcagaaAATTGGTGACTTTGGCCACTCATGGAAATGGCACTTTATCCTTGACTTTGTTCTGCTGGTACTTCCACAGGTACTGTCCTGTACTGTCCTCTCTGATCACCTCTACCTAGTGCCAATATGTGTTGCTACACTTTCTTTTTTGTTGTTTCACACTATATACATAGGTAGAAAGAGTTACAAAAACAAATCTCCTCTTAGTATCTGCAAGTCCTTCTTAAATGCACAGTTGGAAAATAGGACTGTGCCAGCTGTTACATTTCTTCGTGTTTTCATTAATGTGGTCACTGCAATTTCCATATTGGCAGTGGATTTCCCCATCTTTCCAAGGCGTTATGCCAAAACGGAGACCTATGGAACTGGAGTTATGGATATAGGAGTGGGATGCTTTATCTTTGCAAACGCTATTGTTTCCCCAGAAGCTAGATCACAAGGAGATGTGGCCTCTAAATCTCAGCGAGTGATAAAGCAATTGATGTCGGTGTGGCCACTGCTTCTTCTAGGATTTGGACGACTAATAAGCGTGAAGGCAACAGAGTATCATGAACACACATCAGAGTATGGCATTCACTGGAACTTCTTTTTCACATTGGCGATTGTTAGAGTGTTGTCAGCTGCTCTATTCACATTAATCCCACCACAAAAAATATGGATTGTGGCTGCAGTCATTATCTCATTTTATCAATTTCTTTTGGAGATGACAAATCTGAAGGGTTTTATTTTACATGGCAGTGATGGTAAGGACACTAGAGTAGGTTTCATAAATGCCAACAGAGAAGGGATTTTCTCTTCAGTTGGTTATATTGCAATCTACATGGTTGGAATACAAGTTGGATTATATATTTTAAAGAAAAGGATGTTTGTAAAAGAATGGATAACCCCCATCTACAAGTTAGCTATTATATCTTTGCTGCTGTTCATGGGTTGCACTATGTTGCAGATTTATGTGGAACCCATTTCCCGCAGAATGGCAAACTTGCCATTTTGTATGTGGGTTGTTGCCCAGTGTATGGCTTGGCTTTGCCTAATATTATTATGTGACCTGATTCTGGTGTTTGCCAGATACTTGACTCCTGGTAGCAGTGTGCCAAGCACATGGAATATATACCATTTTTCTAAGGAAAATATCACAACTCTGAGAGATTCAAAAAAGGAAATACATTTATGTCTTATAAAAGCTATCAATAGAAATCAGTTGCTGTTCTTCTTACTGTCGAACATCATGACTGGCATGGTAAATATGCTAATAGATACAATTCACAGCAACAATTTATTTTCTCTCTTTATACTTATCACCTACATGTTTATAAACTGTTTGATAGCATTCCTTTTACACATCAACAATATTACTATTAAGTGGTGGTGA